The Marinobacter halotolerans genome includes a window with the following:
- a CDS encoding alpha/beta fold hydrolase → MSVELHHRVTGEGKPLILLHGLFGSLDNLGVIARGLEDRWQIHALDQRNHGRSPHTDTMTYPEMADDVLAYMDARGIDRASILGHSMGGKVAMQLALKAPERVEKIIVADISPVTYHPRHDHVLEGLKAVDTSSIESRKDADQALSEYVEEAGVRQFLLKNLAPVPASEQEEGGRYRWRLNLPVIDQSYAALSAAPEGQGPYKGPVLFIKGAESAYIQTKHRDTIMGLFPNADLRIIDGTGHWLHAEKPDTFIALCRRFLDG, encoded by the coding sequence ATGAGTGTTGAGCTTCATCATCGGGTCACGGGCGAAGGCAAGCCGCTGATCCTTCTGCACGGGCTGTTCGGATCGCTGGACAACCTGGGTGTGATCGCCCGGGGGCTTGAGGATCGCTGGCAGATTCACGCCCTCGATCAGCGTAATCATGGTCGGTCACCACACACTGACACCATGACCTACCCGGAAATGGCCGATGATGTGCTGGCCTATATGGATGCCCGGGGAATCGACAGAGCGAGCATTCTGGGACACTCCATGGGGGGCAAGGTGGCCATGCAGCTAGCCCTGAAGGCACCGGAGCGTGTGGAGAAAATCATTGTTGCCGATATTTCGCCGGTAACCTACCACCCCCGTCATGATCACGTTCTGGAGGGACTCAAAGCCGTCGATACCAGCAGCATCGAATCGCGCAAAGACGCGGATCAGGCACTGTCGGAGTATGTCGAGGAAGCGGGAGTCAGGCAGTTTTTGCTGAAAAACCTTGCGCCGGTTCCGGCGTCGGAGCAGGAGGAAGGCGGCCGTTATCGCTGGAGGCTCAACCTCCCGGTGATCGACCAGAGCTATGCCGCGCTGTCTGCCGCCCCCGAGGGTCAGGGCCCCTACAAGGGGCCGGTTCTGTTTATCAAGGGCGCGGAGTCGGCCTACATCCAGACCAAGCACCGGGATACCATCATGGGCCTGTTCCCGAACGCCGATCTGCGGATTATCGATGGCACCGGTCACTGGTTGCACGCTGAAAAGCCGGACACTTTTATAGCACTCTGCCGCCGCTTTCTGGACGGCTAG
- the cls gene encoding cardiolipin synthase — protein sequence MNAADPTWIILGLIALYTVAIACIYQILLSYRTAQGAIAWILALLGLPYLAVPWFLLFGRNRFGGYLHARRPGEEAVAGAITQFESQNHLIDCPGQSRDSNELQVLSRLGRQSFTRGNRCDLLKDGAATFDALFEAMEDARHYILLEFYIVRSDKVGQRIKSILKRKLAQGVEVWFLYDDIGSVLLPRKYLRELAAAGAHVASFGDGNLRRMKLQVNFRNHRKLLVCDGDVGFVGGINLGDEYLGAVGDEEPWRDTHCRIRGPAAQGLQLAWLEDWNWASEDMPDLDWKAPATADEDEEVLILPMGPADTYETGALFFLNCINNARDRIWIASPYFVPDFQILNALQLAALRGVDVRVIIPQKTDSWLIGLAAYSYLVQASQAGISIYRYQRGFMHQKTILVDDRYAAVGTANLDNRSMRLNFEIMAINTARAFVERMEEMLTADMENCRLMTEQDYRDRSILFRLTCRATRLAGPLL from the coding sequence ATGAATGCAGCGGACCCAACCTGGATCATCCTTGGGCTGATCGCCCTCTACACCGTCGCAATTGCCTGCATCTACCAGATACTGCTGAGCTACCGCACCGCCCAGGGCGCCATCGCCTGGATACTGGCGCTTCTTGGCCTGCCCTACCTTGCTGTGCCCTGGTTCCTATTGTTCGGCCGCAACCGCTTTGGCGGCTACCTACACGCAAGGCGGCCAGGCGAGGAAGCCGTCGCTGGCGCCATCACACAGTTCGAAAGCCAGAACCACCTAATCGACTGCCCCGGTCAGTCTCGGGACAGCAACGAGCTTCAGGTGCTGTCCCGGCTCGGTCGGCAGTCCTTTACCCGGGGCAACCGATGTGACCTGCTGAAAGACGGCGCGGCCACCTTTGATGCCCTGTTCGAGGCCATGGAGGACGCCCGCCACTACATTCTGCTGGAATTCTACATCGTGCGCTCCGACAAGGTCGGCCAGCGTATCAAGTCGATCCTCAAGCGGAAACTGGCCCAGGGTGTCGAGGTCTGGTTTCTATATGATGACATCGGCAGCGTGCTGCTGCCCCGCAAGTACCTCAGGGAACTGGCGGCAGCCGGCGCCCACGTGGCCTCGTTCGGTGATGGCAATCTCCGCCGTATGAAACTGCAGGTCAATTTCCGCAATCATCGCAAACTGCTGGTGTGTGATGGCGACGTGGGGTTTGTCGGCGGGATCAATCTTGGCGATGAATACCTCGGTGCCGTGGGCGATGAAGAGCCCTGGCGCGACACTCACTGCCGCATCCGCGGGCCCGCCGCCCAGGGCCTGCAACTGGCCTGGCTGGAGGACTGGAACTGGGCCAGCGAAGACATGCCGGACCTTGACTGGAAGGCTCCTGCGACAGCCGATGAAGACGAGGAAGTGCTGATTCTGCCGATGGGGCCCGCCGACACCTATGAGACCGGCGCGCTATTTTTTCTCAACTGCATCAACAACGCCCGTGACAGGATCTGGATAGCCTCACCCTATTTCGTGCCGGACTTTCAGATCCTCAATGCCCTGCAACTGGCGGCTCTGAGAGGGGTCGACGTCCGCGTGATCATTCCACAAAAAACCGACAGTTGGCTGATTGGCCTGGCGGCCTATTCCTACCTGGTTCAGGCCTCCCAGGCCGGTATCTCGATTTACCGTTATCAGAGGGGGTTTATGCATCAGAAGACCATCCTGGTGGATGATCGTTACGCCGCCGTGGGTACGGCCAATCTCGACAATCGCTCAATGCGGCTGAATTTCGAGATCATGGCGATCAATACCGCCAGGGCTTTTGTGGAGCGGATGGAAGAGATGCTTACCGCTGATATGGAGAAC
- a CDS encoding SMP-30/gluconolactonase/LRE family protein produces the protein MKWFAGFVLVVFVVLGGFLLAESPVDSAAWSPPEASPMTGNLAPNEHLESAGLLAKGQVYGPEDTTVDANGVVYTGTQDGWIVRVWPDGRVENWLNTGGRPLGMVFDQEGNLIVADAWKGLLSIAPDKGVTVLADEAEGLPFGFTDDVDIAPDGRIYFTDASSRFNQPEYMLDLLEMRPHGRLLRYDPATGRTEVLLRDLYFANGVAVSPDGDYLLMNETWKYRILKYWIGKREPGSTEVFADNLPGFPDNLAVDSAGRYWVAFPTLRNSQIDTMHPRPWLKELIAKMPEALRPKPREYGLALAFNEQGEVLASLHDTDGKHLQEITSVNPHNGILYFGSLHNDRIGRLPIEAVPGLTEGNNE, from the coding sequence ATGAAGTGGTTTGCGGGTTTTGTACTGGTGGTCTTTGTGGTACTCGGCGGTTTTCTGCTGGCGGAGTCCCCCGTCGACAGTGCCGCCTGGAGCCCGCCTGAAGCGTCACCCATGACCGGCAATCTGGCGCCCAATGAACACCTGGAATCTGCAGGCCTGCTTGCCAAAGGTCAGGTCTACGGCCCGGAAGACACTACGGTAGACGCTAATGGCGTGGTTTATACCGGCACCCAGGACGGCTGGATTGTCCGGGTCTGGCCGGATGGCCGGGTGGAAAACTGGCTCAATACCGGTGGGCGCCCCCTGGGCATGGTCTTCGACCAGGAAGGTAACCTGATCGTGGCCGATGCCTGGAAAGGCCTGCTTTCCATCGCGCCGGACAAGGGGGTTACAGTGCTGGCGGACGAGGCGGAAGGATTGCCATTCGGTTTCACTGACGACGTCGATATCGCCCCGGACGGGCGAATCTACTTCACTGACGCCAGTTCCCGTTTCAATCAGCCCGAGTACATGCTGGACCTGCTGGAAATGCGGCCCCACGGGCGCCTTTTGCGTTATGATCCGGCAACCGGTAGAACCGAGGTACTGCTCCGCGACCTTTACTTTGCCAATGGCGTGGCGGTATCGCCGGACGGCGACTACCTGCTGATGAACGAGACCTGGAAATACCGGATCCTCAAGTACTGGATCGGCAAGCGTGAACCCGGCAGCACCGAAGTATTCGCCGATAACCTGCCAGGGTTTCCGGACAACCTGGCCGTGGACAGCGCCGGCCGTTACTGGGTGGCTTTTCCCACGCTCCGCAATAGTCAGATTGATACCATGCACCCCCGACCCTGGCTCAAAGAGCTGATCGCCAAGATGCCGGAGGCTCTTCGGCCCAAACCCCGGGAATACGGCCTGGCGCTCGCGTTCAATGAGCAGGGGGAGGTGCTGGCGAGTCTTCACGATACCGACGGCAAGCATCTGCAGGAGATCACCTCGGTGAATCCCCACAACGGCATTTTGTATTTCGGGTCATTGCACAACGACCGGATCGGGCGACTGCCGATCGAAGCGGTTCCGGGTCTGACGGAGGGTAACAATGAGTGA
- a CDS encoding AraC family transcriptional regulator produces the protein MIAASSTLALVHYLRCQGVLDPAAVEQITGYPQEALTDPDLMIPADQHYHLWEYAEAVTGDPAVGLHVGQMVDPDRMGLVGHVFFNCDTLGEAVTQYVRLHRLINESVRLSFEQTGDQAVLTWQADSPGHYCRQDMDRTIASVLCRTRHFIHPGIVADWVEIAHASPDYAGEYRELFGGTVRFGCKSTRLAFDSRHLQHPIPHRNPYVYSAVLKQVNTLLSRLQSRRTFGRKIRRLISQQMSTERIDADTLARQCHMSRQTLYRRLKKEGLGFHDLVEEVRKDKAMRYVASDHYALGEIAFLLGFSELSAFSRAFKRWTGIAPAQYRARHLADQSRRGGS, from the coding sequence ATGATTGCCGCTTCCAGCACCCTGGCGCTGGTGCACTACCTCAGGTGCCAGGGCGTTCTGGACCCGGCAGCGGTCGAGCAGATCACCGGTTATCCGCAGGAAGCGCTGACCGATCCGGATCTGATGATCCCGGCGGATCAGCATTATCATCTTTGGGAATACGCGGAGGCGGTCACCGGAGACCCGGCCGTGGGACTGCACGTGGGGCAGATGGTGGACCCAGACCGCATGGGCCTGGTCGGACACGTGTTTTTCAACTGCGATACCCTGGGCGAGGCGGTGACCCAGTATGTAAGACTTCATCGTCTGATCAACGAATCCGTCCGGCTCAGCTTCGAGCAGACCGGTGACCAGGCGGTTCTGACCTGGCAGGCGGACTCGCCCGGGCACTATTGCCGCCAGGACATGGACCGCACCATTGCGTCGGTGTTGTGCCGTACCCGCCATTTCATCCACCCGGGCATTGTCGCCGACTGGGTGGAAATTGCCCATGCCAGCCCCGACTACGCCGGGGAATATCGCGAGCTGTTCGGCGGCACGGTGCGATTTGGCTGCAAATCTACTCGGCTGGCCTTCGACAGCCGTCACCTTCAGCACCCCATTCCTCATCGCAACCCCTACGTGTATTCGGCAGTTCTCAAACAGGTGAATACACTGCTGTCGCGGCTTCAGAGCCGCCGGACTTTCGGCCGCAAGATCCGTCGGCTGATTTCCCAGCAGATGTCCACGGAACGGATTGATGCCGACACCCTGGCCAGGCAGTGTCATATGAGCCGCCAGACACTCTACCGCCGGCTGAAGAAGGAAGGTCTGGGCTTTCACGACCTGGTGGAGGAGGTGCGCAAGGACAAGGCCATGCGCTATGTCGCTTCGGATCACTATGCCCTGGGGGAAATCGCGTTTTTGCTGGGTTTCTCGGAGCTGAGCGCGTTCAGCCGGGCGTTCAAACGCTGGACCGGTATTGCCCCGGCGCAATATCGGGCCCGACACCTGGCTGACCAGAGCCGACGGGGCGGATCATGA